Proteins found in one Numida meleagris isolate 19003 breed g44 Domestic line chromosome 25, NumMel1.0, whole genome shotgun sequence genomic segment:
- the CTSE gene encoding cathepsin E, producing MHSLLLLLLLLLAVLCLAPCNGLKRVTLTRHRSLRKSLRDRGQLSQFWKAHRLDMVQYTQDCSLFGEANEPLINYLDMEYFGQISIGTPPQNFTVIFDTGSSNLWVPSIYCISKACTEHARFQPSRSSTYQSLGLPFSIQYGTGSLTGVIGSDQLTVEGMTVRSQPFAESVSEPGKAFQDSEFDGILGLAYPSLAVDGVIPVFDNMMAQDLVELPIFSVYMSANPDSSLGGEVLFGGFDPSHFLGSLHWVPVTQQGYWQIQLDNVQVGGTVAFCANGCQAIVDTGTSLLTGPTKDIKELQRYIGATPMDGEYVVDCSNLSMMPIVTFTINGLPYELSAQAYTLMEQSDGMDICLSGFQGMDVAPPAGPLWILGDVFIRQYYSVFDRGNNRVGFAPAAP from the exons ATGCacagccttctcctcctcctcctcctcctcctcgccgTGCTCTGCCTCGCCCCATGCAACGGCTTGAAGAG GGTGACCCTGACGCGGCACCGCTCCCTGCGGAAGTCGCTGCGGGACCGCGGGCAGCTCTCCCAGTTCTGGAAGGCCCACAGGCTCGACATGGTGCAGTACACCCAGGACTGCTCGCTCTTCGGGGAGGCCAACGAGCCCCTCATCAACTACCTGGAC ATGGAGTACTTCGGGCAGATTTCCATCGGGACCCCCCCCCAGAACTTCACGGTGATATTTGACACGGGCTCCTCCAACCTCTGGGTGCCGTCCATCTACTGCATCAGCAAAGCCTGCA CTGAGCACGCCCGCTTCCAGCCATCGCGCTCCAGCACCTACCAGTCCTTGGgcctccccttctccatccAATACGGGACCGGCAGCCTCACGGGGGTCATCGGCTCCGACCAACTCACC GTGGAAGGCATGACCGTGCGCAGCCAGCCCTTCGCAGAGAGCGTCAGCGAGCCGGGAAAAGCCTTCCAGGATTCAGAATTCGATGGGATCCTGGGGCTGGCGTACCCCTCACTGGCCGTGGATGGGGTCATCCCTGTCTTTGACAACATGATGGCCCAAGACCTGGTGGAGCTGCCCATCTTCTCCGTCTACATGAGCGC GAACCCGGACTCCTCCCTGGGTGGAGAGGTGCTCTTCGGGGGCTTCGATCCCTCCCACTTCCTAGGCAGCCTGCACTGGGTGCCGGTCACGCAGCAGGGCTACTGGCAGATCCAGCTGGACAA TGTGCAGGTAGGGGGGACGGTGGCTTTCTGCGCCAACGGCTGCCAGGCCATCGTAGACACGGGCACATCGCTGCTCACCGGTCCCACCAAGGACAtcaaggagctgcagagatACATCGGTGCCACACCTATGGATGGCGAG TACGTCGTGGACTGCAGCAACCTGAGCATGATGCCCATCGTCACCTTCACCATCAACGGGCTTCCCTACGAGCTCTCCGCCCAAGCCTACACCCTCATG GAGCAAAGCGATGGCATGGATATCTGCCTCAGTGGCTTCCAGGGCATGGACGTCGCCCCTCCTGCCGGACCCCTCTGGATTTTGGGTGACGTTTTCATCCGACAGTATTATTCTGTCTTTGACCGTGGAAATAACAGGGTGGGCTTCGCGCCTGCTGCCCCTTAG